One window of candidate division TA06 bacterium genomic DNA carries:
- a CDS encoding ArsC family transcriptional regulator, whose translation MPIIQIFGANKCQNTRAALRFFKERRVPIQFIDLSEKGLSEGEFQSIRKAVGLENMIDTEGRGYQRQNLKYQKFDIEIKLKENPLLIKTPIVRQSPSSSAKATADKKATVDYVPETWKQWLAQG comes from the coding sequence ATGCCCATCATCCAGATCTTCGGTGCCAATAAATGCCAGAACACCAGGGCCGCCCTGCGGTTTTTCAAGGAGCGGCGTGTGCCCATACAATTCATTGATCTCAGCGAAAAGGGTTTGAGCGAGGGCGAGTTCCAAAGCATCAGGAAGGCGGTGGGCCTGGAGAACATGATAGACACGGAAGGGCGGGGATATCAAAGGCAAAATCTTAAGTATCAAAAATTCGACATTGAGATCAAGCTCAAGGAAAACCCTCTTCTCATAAAAACCCCTATAGTCCGACAATCGCCTTCCTCCTCCGCTAAGGCTACGGCGGACAAGAAAGCCACGGTGGACTATGTTCCGGAGACATGGAAACAGTGGTTGGCGCAGGGATAA
- a CDS encoding branched-chain amino acid ABC transporter permease, protein MLFQQFLNGLTLGSIYALIALGYTMVYGILEFINFAHGEIYMIGAYLAIIALGLLNQWGLNTMTIAPLIVIVFAMIYAAAFGATIEKIAYKPLRNAPRLSPLISALGVSIFLQNFVMLTQGARDKVFNRDLLFSQRFTQGGISIFSCRLSYIQILIIVTAVVLMLGLTRFINRTRLGKAMRAVSQDQKMAKLCGIDVDFIIRLTFIIGSALAAAAGVLVALYYGLVNFYIGYVAGLKAFIAAVVGGIGSVPGAMLGGLLLGMAESFGAGYLSAQYKDVYAFVILIVVLLVRPQGILGRKNDRS, encoded by the coding sequence ATGCTTTTTCAACAGTTCCTCAACGGCCTTACTTTGGGCTCCATTTATGCGTTGATCGCCCTGGGTTATACCATGGTTTACGGCATACTGGAGTTCATCAACTTCGCCCACGGCGAGATCTACATGATCGGCGCTTATCTGGCGATAATTGCCCTGGGCCTGCTCAACCAGTGGGGCTTGAACACCATGACCATAGCCCCGCTGATAGTGATCGTCTTCGCCATGATCTACGCCGCAGCCTTCGGCGCCACCATAGAGAAAATAGCCTATAAACCCTTAAGAAACGCCCCCAGGCTGTCGCCCCTGATCAGCGCCCTGGGGGTTTCCATTTTTCTGCAGAACTTCGTGATGCTGACCCAGGGCGCCCGGGACAAAGTCTTTAACCGCGACCTGCTGTTCTCCCAAAGGTTCACTCAGGGCGGCATCAGCATATTTTCCTGCCGGCTCTCCTACATCCAGATACTGATCATCGTAACGGCGGTAGTATTGATGCTGGGGCTGACCCGGTTCATCAACCGCACCCGGCTGGGCAAGGCCATGCGGGCCGTGTCCCAGGACCAGAAGATGGCCAAGCTCTGCGGGATTGACGTGGATTTCATCATCCGGCTGACCTTCATCATCGGCTCGGCCCTGGCGGCGGCGGCCGGGGTGCTGGTGGCGCTGTATTACGGGCTGGTCAACTTTTACATCGGATACGTGGCCGGCTTAAAGGCCTTCATCGCCGCAGTGGTGGGCGGGATCGGCTCGGTGCCCGGGGCCATGCTGGGCGGGCTGCTGCTGGGGATGGCCGAGAGCTTCGGGGCCGGCTACCTTTCGGCCCAGTACAAGGACGTCTACGCTTTTGTAATTTTGATCGTCGTGCTGCTGGTAAGGCCCCAGGGGATACTGGGAAGGAAGAATGACCGGAGTTAA
- a CDS encoding tetratricopeptide repeat protein, with amino-acid sequence MMISIEPTARRRGYRVRRLWQTTTSNQDRPLGYYPDQLLGLKAELLKVFGKWSLATRIFQDNIDFGRQTNNSAMVAENEVRLGDLGWHSSNYQQAVSCLDDAIDIFRKMKNNLGLGHALGNLGSIHMFRGDYVKALECYRQALRLARETGDRQSVGMLLGNIGIVYYNTGDYDRAMDYSRQRLEMAEAGGDLMGVSKAIGNMGNIHTDRGEYPQAMECYRRYLVIAQKLGDKLGLNIFYGNMGNVHCLMGEYDQARYCYQTKEKIAAELGDRRGLGVVAGGQPGAGHRRRPGVEHTVLRLRIPVLPGRVAIGDEPSARSGGGQQAGFGNGPGNKKTGDHIQKLLANCQNSVFKRRPDGCGRFPDDA; translated from the coding sequence ATGATGATATCGATAGAACCTACGGCCAGACGGCGCGGTTACCGTGTCCGGAGGCTGTGGCAAACCACCACATCAAACCAGGACCGGCCCCTGGGATATTACCCCGACCAACTCTTGGGGCTAAAAGCCGAGTTGTTGAAGGTTTTCGGCAAATGGAGCCTGGCGACGCGGATATTCCAGGATAATATTGACTTTGGACGGCAGACAAACAACAGCGCCATGGTCGCCGAGAACGAGGTCCGCCTGGGCGATTTGGGCTGGCATTCCAGCAACTACCAGCAGGCGGTATCGTGCCTCGACGATGCCATTGACATCTTTCGAAAGATGAAAAACAATCTGGGCCTGGGCCACGCCTTGGGAAATCTGGGCAGCATTCACATGTTCCGGGGCGATTACGTCAAAGCCCTGGAATGCTATAGGCAGGCGCTGCGACTGGCAAGGGAAACCGGCGACCGGCAAAGCGTCGGGATGTTGCTGGGGAACATCGGCATCGTTTATTACAATACCGGCGATTATGACCGGGCCATGGACTACAGCCGGCAACGGCTGGAGATGGCCGAGGCCGGAGGCGACCTGATGGGGGTCAGCAAGGCGATTGGCAATATGGGAAACATCCATACCGACCGGGGCGAATACCCGCAGGCCATGGAGTGTTATCGGCGGTACTTGGTCATAGCCCAAAAACTGGGGGACAAGCTGGGCCTCAATATATTTTACGGCAATATGGGGAATGTCCACTGCCTGATGGGGGAATATGACCAGGCCAGGTACTGTTATCAAACAAAGGAAAAAATCGCGGCCGAGCTCGGGGACAGGCGCGGCCTGGGGGTTGTGGCTGGCGGCCAGCCTGGAGCGGGCCATCGCCGCCGGCCGGGAGTTGAACATACCGTATTACGTCTGCGAATACCTGTATTGCCAGGCCGAGTTGCTATTGGCGACGAACCGTCAGCCAGAAGCGGAGGAGGCCAACAGGCAGGCTTTGGCAATGGCCCGGGAAATAAAAAGACCGGAGATCATATTCAAAAGCTCCTTGCTAACTGCCAAAATTCTGTTTTTAAAAGACGTCCAGACGGCTGTGGTCGATTTCCAGACGATGCTTGA
- a CDS encoding endonuclease/exonuclease/phosphatase family protein, whose protein sequence is MKTALKVFLPIIAFFTILFLCFSALVWLITYHPIRLEPVPVYSRSQAPILQPGQSLKIMTWNLQYLAGKNYVFFYDLLDGSGPDERPSSKDIAVTLNEVARVIIDENPDIILLQEVDCGARRSDYRDQLKDLLAKLPGEYRCYISAWYWKAAFVPHPRIMGAVGMKLAVISKYKISRAVRHQLPVMPNDIFTRQFNFKRAALEARLPASDGSEFVAMSTHLDAFAQGNNTMERQVAQVKNLLDSLSAQKQGWAIGGDFNLLPPGDAYLRLGPRQQKYYQPQTELASFFDDYQAVPSAQEANGDSAGYWFTHFPNDPGAKGPDRTIDFLFFSRRLLLGRHYVRQYDTGKISDHYPVVAEVTLE, encoded by the coding sequence ATGAAAACTGCTCTTAAAGTTTTTCTCCCAATAATCGCTTTTTTTACAATTCTATTCCTTTGCTTCTCCGCCTTGGTCTGGCTTATCACCTACCATCCGATACGGCTGGAGCCTGTTCCCGTTTACAGCCGCAGTCAGGCGCCTATATTACAGCCCGGGCAGTCCCTAAAAATAATGACCTGGAACCTCCAGTACCTGGCCGGCAAGAACTACGTGTTCTTTTACGACCTGCTGGACGGCTCCGGCCCGGACGAGCGGCCTTCGTCCAAAGACATCGCCGTTACCCTGAACGAAGTGGCGCGGGTCATAATTGACGAAAACCCGGACATCATATTATTACAGGAAGTGGACTGCGGGGCCAGGCGCAGTGATTATCGCGATCAATTGAAAGACCTGCTGGCCAAACTACCCGGGGAATATCGCTGTTATATCTCGGCCTGGTACTGGAAAGCCGCCTTCGTGCCGCATCCCCGGATCATGGGCGCAGTGGGCATGAAACTGGCGGTGATTTCAAAATATAAGATATCGCGGGCCGTGCGCCACCAATTGCCGGTGATGCCGAATGACATCTTCACCAGACAGTTCAACTTCAAGCGGGCGGCGCTGGAAGCCCGGCTGCCGGCCTCTGACGGATCCGAGTTCGTTGCAATGAGCACCCACCTGGACGCCTTTGCCCAGGGCAATAACACCATGGAGCGGCAGGTGGCGCAGGTGAAAAATCTTTTGGACAGCCTTTCGGCTCAAAAGCAGGGCTGGGCCATAGGCGGTGATTTCAACCTGCTGCCGCCCGGCGACGCTTATCTCCGGCTGGGCCCCAGACAGCAGAAGTATTACCAGCCGCAAACCGAGCTGGCTTCTTTCTTCGACGATTACCAGGCTGTGCCATCGGCCCAGGAAGCCAACGGCGACAGCGCCGGATACTGGTTCACTCATTTCCCCAATGATCCCGGGGCCAAGGGACCCGACCGCACCATAGATTTTCTGTTCTTTTCCCGCCGCCTGCTGCTGGGCCGTCACTACGTGCGGCAGTACGATACGGGAAAGATCTCCGATCATTATCCGGTGGTAGCCGAGGTGACCCTGGAGTGA